One segment of Desulfovibrio sp. X2 DNA contains the following:
- a CDS encoding ABC transporter ATP-binding protein, whose protein sequence is MLVLDSIIKYFHKGSVNEVLALNGISLKVEKGDFITIIGSNGAGKSTMLSAISGGFPLDSGRMLLAGQDVTSWPEHRRASFIGRVFQDPLLGTCASMTIEQNMALAMKRGMRRGLARGVKARDREFFREQLAQIGLGLEDRLGDRVGLLSGGQRQSLTMLMATMVEPRILLLDEHTAALDPKTANQILQLTEEIVRTHHLTTLMVTHNMNQALSLGNRLIMLHRGEIILDIQGEEKATLQVEDLLARFYSIKGEVFSSDKMLLV, encoded by the coding sequence ATGCTCGTTCTAGACTCCATCATCAAATACTTCCACAAGGGCAGCGTCAACGAGGTGCTGGCCCTGAACGGCATCAGCCTGAAGGTCGAGAAGGGAGACTTCATCACCATCATCGGCTCCAACGGCGCCGGCAAGTCGACCATGCTTTCGGCCATCTCGGGCGGCTTCCCGCTCGACTCCGGCCGCATGCTCCTGGCGGGGCAGGACGTCACCTCCTGGCCCGAGCACAGACGAGCCAGCTTCATCGGCCGGGTCTTCCAGGACCCGCTGCTCGGCACCTGCGCGTCCATGACCATCGAGCAGAACATGGCCCTGGCCATGAAGCGCGGCATGCGGCGCGGGCTCGCCCGCGGCGTGAAGGCGCGCGACCGCGAATTCTTCCGTGAACAGCTCGCCCAGATCGGCCTCGGACTCGAGGACCGGCTCGGTGATCGCGTGGGACTGCTCTCCGGCGGGCAGCGGCAGTCCCTGACCATGCTCATGGCGACCATGGTCGAACCGCGCATCCTGCTTCTGGACGAGCACACAGCGGCCCTGGACCCCAAGACCGCGAACCAGATCCTCCAGCTCACCGAGGAGATCGTTCGCACCCACCACCTGACCACGCTCATGGTCACGCACAACATGAACCAGGCCCTGTCCCTCGGCAACCGCCTGATCATGCTGCACCGCGGCGAGATCATCCTGGACATCCAGGGCGAGGAAAAGGCCACGCTGCAGGTGGAGGATCTCCTGGCCCGCTTCTACAGCATCAAGGGAGAAGTCTTTTCCTCGGACAAGATGCTCCTCGTCTAA
- a CDS encoding ABC transporter permease, producing MTAYAFFGALEQGFVYGLMVLGVYLTFRVLDFPDLTVDGSLPLGAAVTSVAITAGHNPFISLLYAAAAGFLAGAVTGILNTKFKILHLLASILTMIALYSISIRIMGRPNLTLLGKPTVMDHVVAMGVPPYLASVLLFGVVALIAVVGLIWFLHTEIGQAMLATGDNPQMIRSLGVNTDTVIICSVGLSNALVALAGGLVAQNQGAADVNMGVGTIVAGLASVIIGETLLGCRTVVRAVIAAIVGSVLYRLAIAFALAMKIGDFTFQPSDLKLITAVLVVLALTAPQIKKTLKSKCSF from the coding sequence ATGACCGCATACGCTTTCTTCGGCGCCCTGGAGCAGGGCTTTGTCTACGGCCTCATGGTCCTGGGCGTCTACCTGACGTTTCGGGTCCTCGACTTTCCCGACCTCACGGTCGACGGCAGCCTGCCGCTCGGCGCCGCGGTCACGAGCGTCGCCATCACCGCCGGGCACAACCCCTTCATCTCCCTGCTCTATGCCGCGGCCGCGGGCTTTTTGGCCGGAGCAGTGACGGGCATCCTGAACACCAAGTTCAAGATCCTGCACCTGCTGGCCAGCATCCTGACCATGATCGCGCTCTACTCGATCTCCATCCGGATCATGGGGCGTCCGAACCTGACGCTCCTCGGCAAGCCCACGGTCATGGACCACGTCGTGGCGATGGGCGTGCCGCCGTACCTGGCCTCGGTGCTCCTCTTCGGCGTCGTGGCCCTGATCGCGGTCGTCGGGCTCATCTGGTTCCTGCACACCGAGATCGGCCAGGCGATGCTGGCCACGGGCGACAATCCCCAGATGATCAGAAGCCTCGGCGTGAACACGGACACGGTGATCATCTGCAGCGTGGGTCTGTCCAACGCCCTCGTGGCCCTGGCAGGCGGCCTCGTGGCCCAGAACCAGGGAGCGGCCGACGTGAACATGGGCGTGGGCACCATCGTGGCGGGCCTGGCCTCGGTGATCATCGGCGAGACCCTGCTCGGCTGCCGCACCGTGGTCCGCGCCGTGATCGCGGCCATCGTCGGCTCCGTGCTCTACCGGCTGGCCATCGCCTTCGCCCTGGCCATGAAGATCGGCGACTTCACCTTCCAGCCCAGCGACCTGAAGCTGATCACCGCGGTGCTCGTCGTCCTGGCCCTGACCGCGCCGCAGATCAAGAAGACGTTGAAAAGCAAATGCTCGTTCTAG
- a CDS encoding ABC transporter substrate-binding protein: MKRLLALVVALAAALLLQGHEAQAKKFLVCTTQIVEHPALDAVREGFKDELKEKGLDVDYKVYTAQGSMDMAIQIANQIRGDNPDLILAIATPTAQAVAQKIKDIPILISAVTDPVSAGLVKSMDKPGANISGMTDKSPVDRQIGLIKDILPKIKTLGVLYNAGEANSVVSFNQIKDECAKQGIAVEPRTVSTSAEAYTAAKSLVGQVDAITIPTDNTVISALESVVKVCEENKIPLFAADTDSVQRGVLAAIAVDYYRMGRQTGDMAYRILTQGAKPADMPVESLKNLMLYVNLSMAKKYGVTVPESLIKRADKVLK, encoded by the coding sequence ATGAAAAGGCTCCTCGCCCTCGTCGTGGCCCTTGCCGCGGCCCTGCTTCTCCAGGGCCACGAGGCCCAGGCCAAGAAGTTTCTCGTCTGCACCACGCAGATCGTCGAGCACCCCGCGCTCGATGCCGTGCGCGAAGGCTTCAAGGACGAACTGAAAGAAAAGGGCCTGGACGTGGACTACAAGGTCTACACCGCACAGGGCTCCATGGACATGGCCATCCAGATCGCCAACCAGATCAGGGGCGACAATCCCGACCTGATCCTGGCCATCGCCACGCCGACGGCCCAGGCCGTGGCCCAGAAGATCAAGGACATCCCCATCCTGATCAGCGCGGTGACCGACCCCGTGTCCGCCGGCCTGGTCAAGAGCATGGACAAGCCCGGCGCCAACATCTCCGGCATGACCGACAAGAGCCCGGTAGACCGCCAGATCGGCCTGATCAAGGATATCCTGCCCAAGATCAAGACGCTCGGCGTGCTCTACAACGCGGGTGAGGCCAACTCCGTGGTCTCCTTCAACCAGATCAAGGACGAGTGCGCCAAGCAGGGCATCGCCGTCGAGCCGCGCACCGTGTCCACCTCCGCCGAGGCCTACACCGCGGCCAAGAGCCTGGTCGGCCAGGTCGACGCCATCACCATTCCCACGGACAACACCGTGATCTCGGCCCTCGAGTCCGTGGTCAAGGTCTGCGAGGAGAACAAGATCCCCCTCTTCGCGGCCGACACCGACTCCGTGCAGCGCGGCGTGCTCGCGGCCATCGCCGTGGACTACTACCGCATGGGCCGCCAGACCGGCGACATGGCCTACCGCATCCTGACCCAGGGCGCCAAGCCCGCGGACATGCCCGTCGAGAGCCTCAAGAATCTGATGCTCTACGTCAACCTGTCCATGGCCAAGAAGTACGGCGTGACCGTGCCCGAGTCGCTCATCAAGCGGGCCGACAAGGTCCTCAAGTAG
- a CDS encoding divergent polysaccharide deacetylase family protein gives MTRKSSSKRDRSSKGGGPGFLRRHWHWLTVALAGAGLLATMLVLLKPTGPLSTLLPQRSTTERPVEQPRTADRDQAAGQQASAPKPRQDEAQTPQATPATPEPQAGNESEQRPFEEYGASFEDDLKKIDFSLLTTLRQLDIGPQHYSLIEVTRQHEGDADYLKQSISVQFAHDPSEFAAPLRANLAKWAPAAKIERTARDTLTISLQGTETHILRFTQPDGPAAKPTGTGVLAIVIDDLGENVRMAEALAALPYPVTFAIWPQASHTQATAEIAHKHGLDVIIHQPMEPNNFPRIKPGPGVVLTRMSDAEIARIIEHNITLVPGAIGMNNHMGSKFTSSARGMRVVMSVLKKHNLFFLDSRTSSRSAAQAAAAQYDVRFVGRHVFLDNIPNEDAVMLQLLKAENMALKNGFAVAIGHPHPGTLAALKRWSSEAAPGLRMVAVSSLARDPSKSLASRK, from the coding sequence ATGACACGCAAATCGTCCAGCAAACGGGACCGTTCCTCGAAAGGGGGCGGTCCCGGTTTTCTTAGGCGCCACTGGCACTGGCTGACCGTGGCCCTGGCCGGGGCCGGGCTTCTTGCCACCATGCTCGTGCTTTTGAAGCCCACGGGCCCCCTCTCCACGCTCCTGCCGCAGAGGTCCACCACCGAACGGCCGGTGGAGCAGCCCAGGACGGCGGACAGGGACCAGGCGGCGGGCCAGCAGGCCTCCGCCCCGAAGCCCAGGCAGGACGAGGCCCAGACGCCCCAGGCGACGCCCGCCACCCCCGAGCCCCAGGCCGGGAACGAGAGCGAGCAGCGCCCCTTCGAGGAGTACGGTGCGTCCTTCGAGGACGACCTGAAGAAGATCGACTTCTCCCTGCTCACCACCCTGCGCCAGCTCGACATCGGGCCGCAGCACTACTCCCTGATAGAAGTGACGCGCCAGCACGAGGGCGATGCGGACTATCTGAAGCAGTCCATCTCCGTGCAGTTCGCGCACGATCCGTCCGAGTTCGCCGCCCCCCTGCGCGCCAACCTGGCGAAATGGGCGCCCGCGGCCAAGATCGAGCGGACCGCCCGCGACACCCTGACCATCAGCCTGCAGGGCACCGAGACGCACATCCTGCGCTTCACCCAGCCGGACGGTCCGGCGGCCAAGCCCACCGGAACCGGCGTCCTGGCCATCGTCATCGACGACCTCGGGGAGAACGTGCGCATGGCCGAGGCCCTGGCCGCGCTCCCCTACCCCGTGACCTTCGCCATCTGGCCCCAGGCCTCGCACACGCAGGCCACGGCCGAGATCGCCCACAAGCACGGCCTTGACGTGATCATCCACCAGCCCATGGAGCCGAACAACTTCCCGCGCATCAAGCCCGGGCCCGGCGTGGTCCTCACGCGCATGAGCGACGCGGAGATCGCCCGCATCATCGAGCACAACATCACCCTGGTGCCGGGCGCCATAGGCATGAACAACCACATGGGGTCCAAGTTCACCTCCTCGGCGCGGGGCATGCGCGTGGTCATGTCCGTGCTCAAGAAGCACAACCTCTTCTTCCTGGACAGCCGGACCAGCAGCCGCTCGGCCGCACAGGCCGCCGCCGCGCAGTACGACGTCCGCTTCGTCGGCCGCCACGTCTTCCTGGACAACATCCCCAACGAGGATGCCGTCATGCTCCAGCTGCTGAAGGCCGAGAACATGGCGCTCAAGAACGGCTTCGCGGTGGCCATCGGCCACCCGCATCCCGGGACCCTGGCCGCCCTCAAGCGCTGGTCCTCGGAAGCGGCTCCCGGACTGCGCATGGTCGCCGTGTCCAGCCTGGCGCGCGATCCGTCCAAGAGCCTCGCCTCGCGGAAGTAG
- a CDS encoding S41 family peptidase, translating to MRIKRWLVVFTVFVMLMSAQVGTLHADSTNSQPNPQGNTQASSQASSQEDRYDALKRFSQVLGLVEDYYVRDISRKELMDDAIKGLLQQLDPHSAFMTPEEFRDMQVSTSGEFGGIGIEITMENGRLTVVSPIEDTPAYKAGLKPGDIILEIDGHPTADMSLLDAVNKIRGRKGSKVNLTILHKESQKPETVAIVRDTIPILSVKSEDELGKGILYVRVTKFNENTTRELHDKIAEFRRKNGAIKGVILDLRNNPGGLLNQAVSVADTFLTGGLVVYIQGKDPASRKDFNAAAQTTDVQAPMVTLINAGSASASEIVAGALQDRKRSLIVGERSFGKGSVQTVIPLSDGSGIKLTTALYYTPSGRSIQAEGIVPDVAVPFEAPREEQPQDLNVLREKDLSHHLQNGADEGKTAEPTDSKAAAMLKRDNQLRLAVELVKELPRIKALQ from the coding sequence ATGCGCATCAAACGGTGGCTGGTCGTATTTACCGTGTTTGTCATGCTGATGTCCGCGCAGGTGGGCACGCTCCATGCCGACAGCACCAATTCCCAGCCCAATCCTCAGGGCAACACCCAGGCCAGTTCCCAGGCCAGTTCCCAGGAAGACCGCTACGACGCCCTGAAGCGCTTCAGCCAAGTCCTCGGCCTGGTCGAGGACTATTACGTCCGCGACATCTCCCGCAAGGAACTGATGGATGACGCCATCAAGGGCCTTCTGCAGCAGCTCGATCCGCACTCCGCCTTCATGACCCCCGAGGAATTCCGCGACATGCAGGTCAGCACATCGGGCGAGTTCGGCGGCATCGGCATCGAGATCACCATGGAGAACGGCCGCCTGACGGTCGTCTCGCCCATCGAGGACACCCCGGCCTACAAGGCCGGCCTCAAGCCCGGCGACATCATCCTCGAGATCGACGGCCATCCCACGGCCGACATGTCGCTGCTCGACGCCGTGAACAAGATCCGCGGCCGCAAGGGCAGCAAGGTCAACCTGACCATCCTGCACAAGGAATCCCAGAAGCCCGAGACCGTGGCCATCGTGCGCGACACGATTCCCATCCTCAGCGTCAAGAGCGAGGACGAGCTCGGCAAGGGCATCCTCTACGTGCGCGTGACCAAGTTCAACGAGAACACCACTCGCGAGCTGCACGACAAGATCGCCGAGTTCCGGCGCAAGAACGGCGCCATCAAGGGCGTGATCCTCGACCTGCGCAACAACCCGGGCGGCCTGCTCAACCAGGCCGTGTCCGTGGCGGACACCTTCCTCACCGGCGGCCTCGTGGTCTACATCCAGGGCAAGGATCCCGCCTCGCGCAAGGACTTCAACGCGGCCGCGCAGACCACGGACGTGCAGGCGCCCATGGTCACGCTGATCAACGCGGGCTCTGCTTCGGCCTCGGAGATCGTGGCCGGCGCCCTGCAGGACCGCAAGCGCTCCCTGATCGTGGGCGAGCGCAGCTTCGGAAAGGGCTCGGTGCAGACGGTCATCCCGCTCTCCGACGGCTCGGGCATCAAGCTGACCACTGCGCTCTACTACACCCCCTCCGGCCGCTCCATCCAGGCCGAGGGCATCGTTCCCGACGTGGCCGTGCCCTTCGAGGCTCCCCGCGAGGAGCAGCCGCAGGACCTGAACGTCCTGCGCGAGAAGGACCTGAGCCACCACCTCCAGAACGGGGCCGACGAAGGCAAGACCGCCGAGCCGACGGACAGCAAGGCGGCCGCCATGCTCAAACGCGACAACCAGCTCAGACTGGCGGTCGAGCTCGTGAAGGAGCTCCCCCGCATCAAGGCTCTGCAATAG
- a CDS encoding murein hydrolase activator EnvC: MRRLVSLVRRLRLSLGLGLVLVALAAAPLSAARAKSSDKGQVNKLKQSIEQQNARAKQQKESLSKLSQRERALFGKLAGAEDRVNSLTADIMRQEREMAAVEKKQKEIAAEHDRIEDERTAVLRDLGRILAALWPLHLENATNKLKGLSSWEEADRRFTWLSALYGAGGDKLAALAARTSELAANMAEQDRLRADVQKRLDTINSRKDDLLEQKLALSKDIQKVRAEKVSQEEELNQIVSTVEGLKYRLKVLTSRDLGDFKGSLPWPADGRLAVRFNPGGNPPVRGLGISASDNTQVRAVSWGKVVHDDVLRGFGKVIILYHGGNYYSLYAYLSESDVRMGQEVEKDEVLGRVGYYPEIKGPGLYFELRWHEKAVNPLEWLSARKK, encoded by the coding sequence ATGAGGCGGCTCGTCTCCCTCGTCCGGCGGCTCCGCCTGTCCCTGGGCCTCGGACTCGTCCTGGTCGCGCTCGCCGCTGCCCCCCTGTCCGCGGCGCGCGCCAAGTCCTCGGACAAGGGGCAGGTCAACAAGCTCAAGCAGTCCATCGAGCAGCAGAATGCCCGCGCCAAGCAGCAGAAGGAATCCCTGAGCAAGCTCTCGCAGCGGGAGCGCGCGCTCTTCGGCAAGCTCGCCGGGGCCGAGGACCGGGTCAACTCCCTGACCGCGGACATCATGCGCCAGGAGCGCGAGATGGCCGCGGTGGAGAAGAAGCAGAAGGAGATCGCGGCCGAGCACGACCGCATCGAGGACGAGCGGACCGCGGTCCTGCGCGACCTGGGCCGCATCCTGGCCGCGCTCTGGCCCCTGCACCTCGAGAACGCCACGAACAAGCTGAAGGGCCTCTCCTCCTGGGAGGAGGCCGACCGCCGCTTCACCTGGCTCTCCGCCCTGTACGGAGCCGGCGGCGACAAGCTGGCCGCCCTGGCGGCGCGCACGAGCGAGCTGGCGGCCAACATGGCCGAGCAGGATCGGTTGCGCGCGGACGTGCAGAAGAGGCTCGACACGATCAACTCCCGCAAGGACGACCTTCTGGAGCAGAAGCTGGCCCTGTCCAAGGACATCCAGAAAGTGCGCGCCGAGAAGGTCAGCCAGGAAGAGGAGCTGAACCAGATCGTGTCCACCGTGGAAGGCCTCAAGTACCGCCTGAAGGTCCTGACCAGCAGGGACCTCGGCGACTTCAAGGGCAGCCTGCCGTGGCCCGCGGACGGACGCCTCGCGGTGCGCTTCAATCCCGGGGGCAACCCTCCCGTGCGCGGCCTCGGCATCTCCGCGTCCGACAACACGCAGGTGCGCGCCGTGTCGTGGGGCAAGGTCGTGCACGACGACGTTCTGCGCGGCTTCGGCAAGGTCATCATCCTGTACCATGGCGGAAACTACTACAGCCTGTACGCCTATCTCTCCGAAAGCGACGTTCGCATGGGGCAGGAAGTGGAGAAGGACGAGGTCCTCGGCCGGGTCGGTTACTACCCGGAAATCAAAGGCCCGGGCCTTTATTTTGAATTGCGCTGGCACGAAAAAGCCGTTAACCCACTCGAGTGGCTGAGCGCCCGCAAGAAGTAG
- a CDS encoding endonuclease III domain-containing protein produces MKTNPIRLFYETLREAFGPCDWWPADSAFEIAVGGILTQNTSWMNVQKAIATLKEAEALTPRAMRTLAPEELAEHIRSAGYFRVKAARLGNFLEFLAAEAPSEEALDDSALPYLTAQELAPLREKILAVRGIGPETADSMLLYALRKPTFVVDAYTARFMQRHGLVPEDVGYYELQEAFTDALPTDVALFNEYHSLIVRLGQVYCKKSKPLCGECPLGRFLEGAA; encoded by the coding sequence ATGAAGACCAACCCCATCCGCCTCTTCTACGAGACCCTCCGCGAAGCCTTCGGCCCCTGCGACTGGTGGCCTGCGGACTCGGCCTTCGAGATCGCCGTGGGCGGCATCCTGACGCAGAACACCAGCTGGATGAACGTGCAGAAGGCCATCGCGACCCTGAAGGAGGCGGAGGCCCTGACTCCGCGCGCCATGCGCACCCTCGCGCCCGAGGAGCTCGCGGAACACATCCGGTCTGCCGGATACTTCCGGGTCAAGGCGGCGCGCCTGGGCAACTTCCTCGAATTTCTCGCCGCCGAGGCGCCCTCGGAAGAGGCGCTCGACGACTCTGCCCTGCCCTACCTGACCGCCCAGGAGCTCGCGCCCCTGCGCGAGAAGATCCTGGCCGTGCGCGGCATCGGGCCGGAGACGGCGGACAGCATGCTGCTCTACGCCCTGCGCAAGCCGACCTTCGTGGTCGACGCCTACACCGCGCGCTTCATGCAGCGCCACGGCCTCGTTCCCGAGGACGTCGGCTATTACGAACTGCAGGAGGCCTTCACCGACGCCCTGCCCACGGACGTGGCCCTGTTCAACGAATACCACTCCCTGATCGTGCGCCTGGGGCAGGTCTACTGCAAGAAATCCAAGCCCCTGTGCGGCGAGTGCCCGCTCGGCCGGTTCCTCGAGGGCGCGGCATGA
- a CDS encoding 50S ribosomal protein L11 methyltransferase — translation MDKFEFAVLQDDYERAIAFLTERVPQGWEENLSPVDGRTWFTFHLEDHPLAEELARELAAAFPGSDLKRSEVDPQDWAMAWRDFFTPVQTGETFEVLPPWLAEQRDARRKSIIIEPKMAFGTGHHPTTALCLAAIGSLAESGRLDAKPEFLDLGTGSGILAIGLALLGCRGVALDIDPQAVACAEENLAANHVADMVSTAVGSIDCLRPERTFGLIVANILSGPLIALSRPVHSHLAPGSALVLSGILTEQAPSVARTYAQLGLGEPKTHIEGEWAALVWA, via the coding sequence GTGGACAAGTTCGAATTCGCAGTGCTCCAGGACGACTACGAGCGCGCCATAGCCTTTCTCACGGAGCGCGTGCCCCAGGGCTGGGAGGAGAATCTCTCCCCGGTCGACGGCCGCACCTGGTTCACCTTCCATCTGGAGGACCACCCGCTGGCCGAGGAGCTCGCCCGCGAGCTTGCCGCCGCCTTCCCGGGAAGCGACCTCAAGAGAAGCGAGGTCGACCCGCAGGACTGGGCCATGGCCTGGCGCGACTTCTTCACCCCGGTGCAGACCGGGGAGACCTTCGAGGTGCTGCCGCCCTGGCTGGCGGAACAGCGCGACGCGCGGCGCAAGAGCATCATCATCGAGCCCAAGATGGCCTTCGGCACCGGCCATCATCCGACCACCGCGCTCTGCCTCGCGGCCATCGGCAGCCTCGCCGAGTCCGGCAGGCTCGACGCGAAGCCGGAATTTCTGGATCTCGGCACCGGCTCGGGCATCCTGGCCATCGGCCTCGCCCTGCTCGGCTGCCGCGGCGTGGCCCTGGACATCGACCCCCAGGCAGTGGCCTGCGCCGAGGAGAACCTGGCCGCCAACCATGTCGCGGACATGGTCTCCACGGCCGTGGGCAGCATCGACTGCCTGCGTCCGGAGCGGACCTTCGGGCTCATCGTGGCCAACATCCTCTCCGGTCCGCTGATCGCCCTCTCGCGTCCGGTCCACTCCCATCTGGCGCCGGGAAGCGCGCTCGTGCTCTCGGGCATCCTCACGGAGCAGGCCCCCTCGGTCGCCAGGACCTACGCCCAGTTGGGGCTCGGCGAGCCGAAGACGCACATCGAGGGGGAATGGGCGGCACTCGTCTGGGCCTAG
- a CDS encoding aspartate aminotransferase family protein, with amino-acid sequence MKTSFDELKTCELSAVCHTYGRYPLDIARGSGSRLYDMAGKEYIDLLSGIAVTSLGHCHPEITQVICEQAGKLVHVSNLFYQQEQVALAERILGTCHSDKVFFCNSGAEANEAAIKLARRYHRTVRGTKAYEVITLAGSFHGRTLATLTATGQQKVKDGFDPLPDGFVTVPWNDLAALEEAMGEMTAAVLLEVILGEGGVRPLPPEYLRGVQKLCQERGVLFMVDEVQTGLCRTGSFWAFQEYGLTPDVFTSAKALANGLPMGAMLATDEAARAFKPGSHATTFGGGALLSRVADKVIEIMERDGLAERAREMGEYAKELFRGVSAAVPGAITDVRGRGLIIGIELAKPGKEVWEHLLDKGFILNLTQDKVLRLLPPLTIERSDLDLFAQALSDVLKAS; translated from the coding sequence ATGAAAACATCCTTCGACGAATTGAAGACCTGCGAGCTTTCGGCGGTCTGCCACACCTACGGCCGGTACCCCCTGGACATCGCCCGGGGCTCCGGCTCGCGGCTCTACGACATGGCGGGCAAGGAATACATCGACCTGCTCTCCGGCATCGCCGTGACCTCGCTCGGCCATTGCCATCCCGAGATCACCCAGGTCATCTGCGAGCAGGCGGGGAAGCTCGTCCACGTCTCGAACCTCTTCTACCAGCAGGAGCAGGTGGCCCTGGCCGAGCGCATCCTCGGCACCTGCCACAGCGACAAGGTCTTCTTCTGCAACTCCGGCGCGGAGGCCAACGAGGCGGCCATCAAGCTCGCCCGGCGCTACCACCGCACCGTGCGGGGCACCAAGGCCTACGAGGTCATCACCCTTGCCGGATCCTTCCACGGCCGGACCCTGGCCACGCTCACGGCCACGGGCCAGCAGAAGGTCAAGGACGGCTTCGATCCCCTGCCCGACGGCTTCGTGACCGTACCCTGGAACGACCTTGCGGCCCTCGAGGAGGCCATGGGCGAGATGACCGCGGCCGTGCTGCTCGAGGTCATCCTGGGCGAGGGCGGCGTGCGGCCGCTGCCGCCCGAGTACCTGCGCGGCGTGCAGAAGCTCTGCCAGGAGCGGGGCGTGCTCTTCATGGTCGACGAGGTCCAGACGGGCCTTTGCCGCACGGGCAGCTTCTGGGCCTTCCAGGAATACGGCCTGACCCCGGACGTCTTCACCTCGGCCAAGGCCTTGGCCAACGGCCTGCCCATGGGCGCCATGCTGGCCACGGACGAGGCCGCCCGCGCCTTCAAGCCCGGCAGCCACGCCACCACCTTCGGCGGCGGCGCCCTGCTCTCGCGCGTGGCCGACAAGGTCATCGAGATCATGGAGCGCGACGGCCTGGCCGAGCGGGCGAGGGAGATGGGCGAGTACGCCAAGGAGCTCTTCAGGGGCGTGTCCGCCGCCGTGCCCGGCGCCATCACCGACGTGCGGGGCCGCGGCCTGATCATCGGCATCGAGCTCGCCAAGCCCGGCAAGGAAGTCTGGGAACACCTCCTGGACAAGGGTTTCATCCTGAACCTGACCCAGGACAAGGTGCTTCGGCTCCTGCCTCCCCTGACCATCGAACGCTCGGACCTGGACCTCTTCGCCCAGGCCCTGAGCGATGTCCTGAAGGCCTCCTAG
- the dut gene encoding dUTP diphosphatase, which yields MTQATIPLEVRFKFLHPVWEEHGCEYSTEHSAGLDLRACLDEDSITVPAGGRAFVGAGVAIEISEPGWAGFVFSRSGLGAKDGLTVAQGVGVIDPDYRGEIKVCLLNTSGEPRVVTRGQRIAQLVFMPFRRAGVVACDDLSSTARGTGGFGHTGKL from the coding sequence ATGACCCAGGCCACGATCCCATTGGAAGTCAGGTTCAAATTCCTCCACCCTGTCTGGGAGGAACACGGCTGCGAGTACTCCACGGAGCACTCCGCGGGGCTCGACCTGCGCGCCTGCCTCGACGAGGATTCCATTACCGTGCCCGCGGGCGGACGTGCCTTCGTGGGTGCCGGGGTGGCCATCGAAATCTCCGAGCCGGGCTGGGCGGGCTTCGTCTTCTCCCGCAGCGGCCTCGGCGCCAAGGACGGCCTGACCGTGGCCCAGGGCGTGGGCGTCATCGACCCCGACTACCGGGGCGAGATCAAGGTCTGCCTGCTCAACACATCGGGCGAGCCCCGCGTCGTCACGCGCGGCCAGCGCATCGCCCAACTCGTCTTCATGCCCTTCCGACGAGCCGGCGTCGTCGCGTGCGACGACCTCTCCTCCACGGCGCGGGGAACAGGTGGCTTCGGACACACGGGCAAACTGTAA